From Sphingobium sp. RAC03, a single genomic window includes:
- a CDS encoding lasso peptide biosynthesis B2 protein — protein sequence MGYRLRDGLSFGIVAGNAVFLDTIADRYFCLASEENGAFLDFASRGTLADAPAIERTITSLLKPDDKDSVIAAASVPLATMTLDSTVASVRITALSPPQLWTRFYVSRALRRGRLDSLLDRTKTRFLYERLQPQDEGFKALVHDLRAGERVFTTKDRCLHNSLALRRNLEHHGYSAALVFGVKLLPFEAHCWLQIGPVVINDHHEQTAEFTPVLCA from the coding sequence ATGGGTTACAGGCTGAGGGACGGCCTTTCGTTTGGCATTGTGGCTGGAAACGCTGTATTTCTTGACACGATAGCTGATCGATATTTCTGCCTCGCTTCGGAAGAAAATGGCGCATTCCTGGATTTTGCATCGAGAGGCACCCTGGCCGATGCGCCCGCAATCGAACGGACCATCACATCTTTACTGAAGCCTGACGACAAAGACAGTGTCATCGCAGCAGCGAGCGTACCGCTTGCGACAATGACCTTGGATTCCACCGTGGCCTCAGTCCGCATCACTGCCTTGTCTCCGCCGCAACTATGGACCCGGTTCTATGTGTCGCGCGCGTTGCGGCGCGGTCGCCTCGACAGCCTGCTTGACCGAACCAAGACACGGTTCCTGTATGAGCGGCTCCAGCCGCAGGATGAGGGGTTCAAGGCGCTGGTCCACGATCTGCGCGCAGGCGAGCGCGTTTTTACAACGAAGGACCGGTGCCTCCATAATAGCCTGGCTCTGCGTAGAAATCTGGAGCATCACGGATATAGCGCGGCGCTCGTTTTCGGGGTGAAGCTGCTCCCGTTCGAAGCGCATTGCTGGCTTCAGATCGGCCCCGTCGTCATCAACGACCATCATGAGCAGACCGCGGAATTTACCCCGGTACTGTGTGCATGA
- a CDS encoding GntR family transcriptional regulator, with product MAAPDPVTHDRVYRAIRADILAGRLEPTAKLAGSALAKAYSSSLTPVREAMYRLVGEGLIAMGHGGFHVVAIDYASLIDILDFSQKLLVVGVQRHAGSIANSPFQPHGPGFPSASQAVAMLDYAFSTLFQATGNSAIVQWGQTANERLHSLRLAQCLVSRRALSEAVSILELVSRGERARLGRQILSHHRRHIALLTARATMQNEQK from the coding sequence ATGGCGGCTCCCGACCCCGTCACCCATGACCGCGTTTACAGGGCCATAAGAGCCGACATTCTGGCGGGTCGCCTGGAGCCGACGGCAAAGCTCGCCGGGTCGGCTCTGGCAAAGGCCTATTCATCGAGTCTCACCCCGGTGCGCGAAGCGATGTACCGGCTTGTGGGCGAAGGGTTGATCGCGATGGGCCATGGCGGCTTCCATGTCGTCGCCATCGACTATGCAAGCCTGATTGACATACTGGACTTCAGCCAGAAGCTGCTCGTTGTAGGCGTGCAGCGTCACGCCGGTTCGATCGCGAATTCTCCCTTTCAGCCGCACGGCCCTGGCTTTCCAAGCGCTTCGCAAGCGGTGGCGATGCTTGACTATGCCTTCTCAACCCTGTTCCAGGCCACCGGGAACAGTGCGATCGTCCAATGGGGCCAGACCGCCAATGAGCGCCTCCACTCCCTGCGTCTTGCGCAATGTCTGGTCAGCAGGCGAGCGTTGAGCGAAGCGGTGTCGATCCTGGAACTTGTTTCACGGGGTGAGCGGGCGCGTCTTGGACGACAGATTCTTAGTCATCACCGCCGCCATATTGCGCTCCTGACCGCCCGGGCGACCATGCAAAACGAACAAAAATGA
- a CDS encoding helix-turn-helix transcriptional regulator yields the protein MSPERAPAVTTSPLLDFVKEMSGRRIEQARRRNGLTQSQFAREVGISMRWLREIEAGNPSSLLDDHVVCAQYLRLSTGHIFLPLLFSSQDMEFPRELSYGDFSELERECIDLIAERNIKRIQAKLTPRWWSQRRSDLA from the coding sequence ATGTCACCAGAACGAGCGCCAGCTGTGACCACAAGTCCCCTCCTGGACTTCGTCAAGGAGATGTCGGGCCGACGAATCGAGCAGGCGCGCCGCCGCAACGGGTTGACCCAGTCCCAGTTTGCCAGGGAGGTCGGTATCAGCATGCGGTGGCTAAGGGAGATTGAGGCTGGTAATCCCAGCTCGCTCCTCGACGACCATGTCGTGTGCGCGCAATATTTGCGGCTATCAACGGGACATATTTTCCTGCCGCTGCTCTTCAGCAGCCAGGACATGGAGTTTCCGCGAGAGCTATCCTATGGCGATTTCAGCGAACTCGAACGTGAGTGCATCGACCTTATTGCCGAGAGGAACATAAAGCGGATCCAGGCAAAGTTGACGCCGCGCTGGTGGTCGCAGCGGCGATCGGACCTGGCCTGA
- a CDS encoding DsbC family protein, with translation MRRADLFKGLFCVFGAAFSPFVFAQPSPEAALLSQAAAKAEQQLRQSFINLQFDDFRLSPVRGPLYQANAGGRMVYYAPESDNVLFAAIYDRHGVNLTALAQDATARKRLAALDRSQALVIGPADAPEVVEFTDPDCPYCRALDRYWASKAAEGKPVRRHIFFVTGIHPGAAAKAEHILCAADPEAAFRTMYSGATPETLTQCEAGHARVAAHGKAVLQVGVSGTPTLILDGKIVSGFQQSEIEIFLDAKRASDHVAR, from the coding sequence ATGCGACGCGCTGATCTGTTCAAGGGACTGTTTTGCGTTTTTGGCGCCGCGTTCAGCCCCTTCGTCTTCGCCCAACCGTCCCCGGAAGCCGCGCTGCTTTCGCAGGCAGCCGCGAAAGCCGAGCAGCAGCTGCGCCAAAGCTTCATCAACCTTCAGTTCGACGACTTCCGTCTCTCGCCGGTTCGCGGGCCGCTATACCAGGCCAATGCGGGCGGCCGCATGGTCTATTATGCGCCAGAAAGCGACAATGTGCTTTTCGCGGCGATCTATGACCGACATGGCGTCAACCTGACGGCGCTGGCGCAGGACGCAACGGCGCGCAAAAGGCTGGCGGCGCTGGACCGATCGCAGGCATTGGTGATTGGGCCTGCCGATGCGCCCGAAGTCGTCGAATTTACCGATCCCGATTGCCCCTATTGCCGGGCGCTGGATCGATACTGGGCGAGCAAAGCCGCAGAGGGCAAACCAGTTCGGCGGCATATCTTCTTTGTGACCGGCATTCATCCTGGGGCGGCGGCCAAGGCCGAACATATCTTGTGCGCCGCAGATCCGGAAGCCGCCTTCAGAACGATGTATAGCGGCGCGACGCCGGAAACGCTCACCCAGTGCGAGGCCGGGCATGCGCGTGTGGCAGCCCATGGCAAAGCCGTTTTGCAGGTCGGTGTTTCTGGAACACCGACTCTCATCCTGGACGGCAAGATCGTCTCGGGTTTTCAGCAGAGCGAGATCGAGATCTTCCTCGATGCGAAGAGGGCGAGCGACCATGTGGCGCGCTGA
- a CDS encoding type IV conjugative transfer system protein TraL has protein sequence MDERLPQYLHRPVQILWFGSDEFILVMATIFVAVIVGGMIGWMLIASLLLFIPWKRTKPRGFLPHLAWRWGLLRFSHYPGPTQTRFFE, from the coding sequence GTGGACGAGCGTCTGCCCCAATATCTTCACCGTCCCGTCCAGATCCTCTGGTTCGGCTCGGATGAATTCATACTGGTCATGGCCACCATCTTCGTCGCGGTCATCGTCGGCGGGATGATTGGCTGGATGCTCATCGCTTCCCTTCTCCTTTTCATCCCCTGGAAGCGGACCAAGCCGCGCGGCTTCCTGCCGCATCTCGCCTGGCGCTGGGGGCTGCTGCGCTTTTCCCATTATCCGGGTCCCACACAGACCCGCTTCTTCGAGTGA
- a CDS encoding TraE/TraK family type IV conjugative transfer system protein, giving the protein MRIRSTARQPELDPLMGKPASWGIHRYLQGSSNLFEENRLLKFAVIGLFGVTSVLGLVIYSSNQNQRTVVVPFGASGDLYVTGNTPSSAYLRTMTRNIVAMAGTYSAYSADRQFQELLTLVHPSAFNSVRDSLNGILDELADNPTLSIATYIRTDQPVTYTERDIVVPVEKVRVIGGVIRKFRGVLHIRYALDNGRFWLTALSEENFNAES; this is encoded by the coding sequence ATGCGCATAAGAAGCACCGCCCGACAGCCAGAGCTGGACCCGCTGATGGGCAAGCCGGCGAGCTGGGGCATTCATCGCTATCTGCAGGGCTCCTCGAACCTGTTCGAAGAGAACCGGCTGTTGAAATTCGCTGTCATCGGCCTGTTCGGCGTCACTAGCGTTCTTGGCCTCGTCATCTATTCCTCTAACCAGAACCAGCGCACGGTCGTCGTACCCTTCGGCGCCTCCGGTGATCTCTATGTGACGGGCAACACGCCTTCGAGCGCTTATCTGCGCACCATGACCCGCAATATCGTCGCCATGGCTGGCACCTATTCGGCATATTCGGCCGATCGCCAGTTTCAGGAGCTGCTGACCCTCGTTCACCCCAGCGCGTTCAATAGCGTCCGCGACAGCCTCAATGGCATTTTGGACGAGCTTGCGGACAATCCGACGCTGTCGATCGCCACCTACATCCGAACCGACCAGCCCGTCACCTATACCGAGCGCGACATCGTCGTGCCCGTCGAGAAGGTGCGCGTCATCGGCGGCGTGATCCGCAAATTCCGAGGCGTGCTGCACATTCGTTACGCGCTCGATAACGGTCGCTTCTGGCTGACCGCGCTCTCCGAGGAGAATTTCAATGCGGAAAGCTGA
- a CDS encoding type-F conjugative transfer system secretin TraK, with protein sequence MRKAEFLQVAAIALALATLPAAGFAQSQPIVALPDQSSAIRLSNRDINHLICVGGEIEDVKFSAEKAIAVERAGADAWVKFLVKETDDAGQVTRSFVTAPSEFFVACNGDIYPLYAEPADIPAQTVTLVPGTRQRAQANSELLGPLVEEERAVSITLSLLQDRIPASFSDIAPRNGPFPLPGLDGADLVERRAVRIEGASLSASEYLIQAAHPVHLDERLFLDAALGSTIFAITLDRSDLKPNETARLIVIRRGEQP encoded by the coding sequence ATGCGGAAAGCTGAATTTCTGCAGGTGGCAGCGATAGCGCTGGCGCTCGCAACGCTCCCTGCCGCCGGTTTTGCCCAGTCCCAACCGATCGTCGCCTTGCCCGATCAGTCGAGCGCGATCCGTCTCTCCAACCGCGACATCAATCACCTCATCTGTGTCGGCGGCGAGATTGAGGATGTGAAGTTCTCAGCCGAAAAGGCAATCGCGGTGGAGCGCGCCGGCGCCGATGCCTGGGTCAAATTCCTGGTCAAGGAAACTGACGATGCCGGCCAGGTGACCCGCAGCTTTGTCACCGCCCCGTCGGAATTTTTCGTCGCCTGCAACGGCGACATCTACCCCCTTTATGCCGAGCCCGCCGATATTCCGGCGCAGACGGTAACGCTCGTTCCGGGGACCAGACAGCGCGCCCAGGCCAATAGCGAATTGCTGGGTCCGCTGGTCGAGGAGGAGCGTGCGGTGTCGATCACCCTGTCGCTGCTGCAGGATCGAATCCCTGCCAGCTTCTCGGACATCGCGCCACGAAACGGCCCGTTCCCCCTGCCTGGCCTGGACGGCGCCGATCTTGTCGAGCGCCGGGCCGTGAGAATTGAAGGCGCGAGCCTCTCGGCTTCGGAATATCTCATCCAGGCTGCACACCCGGTCCACCTTGATGAACGGCTGTTCCTCGATGCAGCGCTTGGATCAACGATCTTTGCGATCACCCTCGACCGGTCCGATCTCAAACCCAATGAGACCGCGCGCCTCATCGTCATACGCCGGGGAGAGCAGCCATGA
- a CDS encoding TraB/VirB10 family protein — protein MTERKKGPNGEPGNPAPKSMPSPESHAGQKGYSRPPKAEPAPGEAPLELRGPALLDLRTHWAALSASQKLRCKQAGVGIGILILGYGLYTASSGSSAPTDLPPSASKMDMGAGLRGDSLELKMRGDLKKILDGQSLLGNRVSAIEAGKIGAVGQSSPSDLSGDLPPAFPGSDIPAYPPVPGQGGVPGTGADEVPPPPMPPAAPPAPPQEKVIGAIGSATSATPIVAGDAPSSPGAPKKKARTIYLPPGFMKARLLTGIDALASRDATSNPEPLIARVQAPAVLPNDVKANLAGCFVIGNATGSLAKERVEVQLVSLSCVDFEERSVVDQPIKGFFVDTDGKKGMSGKVVTRAGAALARSFIAGTISGFSQTVESSLGDVSTSALGNVRSLDPGEAAQAGIAGGLSKSSDKLTDFYLDLARQAGPIVEVGAAKDVVVVIQEGVTLEIKSSAGAKF, from the coding sequence ATGACCGAGCGCAAGAAGGGTCCAAACGGCGAGCCCGGCAATCCTGCCCCGAAGTCTATGCCAAGTCCTGAAAGTCACGCGGGGCAAAAGGGATATTCACGCCCGCCCAAGGCAGAGCCAGCACCTGGCGAAGCGCCACTCGAGCTACGCGGCCCTGCCCTGCTCGATCTACGAACCCACTGGGCTGCGCTCAGCGCGAGCCAAAAGCTGCGGTGCAAGCAGGCTGGCGTTGGTATCGGTATCCTGATCCTGGGATATGGGCTCTACACGGCCAGCAGCGGATCAAGCGCCCCTACCGATCTTCCGCCCAGTGCGTCCAAGATGGACATGGGTGCGGGCCTGCGCGGCGACAGCCTTGAGCTCAAGATGCGCGGCGACCTCAAGAAGATCCTCGATGGCCAATCCCTGCTTGGCAACCGAGTCAGCGCGATCGAGGCAGGAAAGATCGGCGCTGTCGGTCAATCGAGCCCTTCGGACTTGTCCGGCGACTTGCCGCCCGCATTTCCAGGCAGCGACATACCCGCCTATCCACCCGTCCCGGGCCAAGGTGGCGTACCGGGCACCGGCGCCGACGAGGTTCCGCCTCCACCGATGCCGCCAGCCGCGCCACCCGCGCCGCCGCAGGAGAAGGTGATTGGCGCGATCGGTAGCGCGACGAGCGCGACGCCGATTGTGGCGGGCGACGCGCCGAGCAGCCCCGGCGCACCCAAAAAAAAAGCCCGGACGATCTATTTGCCGCCTGGTTTTATGAAGGCGCGGCTGCTGACGGGGATCGACGCGCTCGCAAGCCGGGATGCGACGAGCAATCCCGAGCCACTGATCGCCCGGGTCCAGGCACCTGCCGTGCTGCCCAATGACGTCAAGGCAAACCTGGCGGGCTGTTTTGTGATCGGCAACGCCACCGGCAGTCTCGCCAAAGAGCGAGTGGAGGTCCAGCTCGTGTCGCTGTCCTGTGTGGATTTCGAAGAGCGATCGGTCGTGGATCAACCGATCAAGGGCTTCTTTGTCGATACCGACGGCAAGAAGGGCATGTCGGGCAAGGTCGTCACCCGCGCCGGCGCCGCGCTCGCCCGCTCTTTCATTGCAGGGACCATCAGCGGCTTCTCGCAGACCGTCGAATCGAGCCTTGGCGACGTCTCGACCTCGGCGCTCGGCAATGTGCGCAGCCTTGACCCCGGTGAAGCGGCGCAGGCTGGCATCGCGGGTGGCCTGTCCAAATCGTCGGACAAACTCACCGACTTCTATCTCGACCTGGCGCGTCAGGCCGGACCCATCGTCGAGGTCGGCGCCGCCAAGGATGTGGTGGTCGTGATCCAGGAGGGCGTGACCCTCGAGATCAAGTCCAGCGCAGGAGCCAAATTCTGA
- a CDS encoding TraV family lipoprotein: MSPYSEKFSCKNNDHGQCIHPDKAYADAVAGRASRSDPSVTRDKAMLKPAPDRVQDGVHAAPTTARAQAKIASLSAYQGYRDSVYRELQGLIEAPVTPMLRPSRTVRTLIMPYADRARPDRLYMPRYVYSLVDRPQWVIGDYLVDPVSPAAKAPILDQVREKQLDETAPEGPRP, encoded by the coding sequence ATGTCGCCCTATTCGGAGAAATTTTCCTGTAAGAATAACGACCACGGGCAGTGCATCCATCCCGACAAGGCCTATGCCGACGCAGTGGCGGGTCGGGCTTCGCGATCGGACCCGTCGGTTACCCGTGACAAGGCGATGCTGAAGCCAGCGCCGGACAGAGTGCAGGACGGGGTGCACGCGGCACCCACCACCGCTCGCGCCCAAGCCAAAATAGCTAGCCTAAGCGCCTATCAAGGCTATCGCGACAGCGTCTATCGCGAGTTGCAGGGCCTCATCGAGGCGCCCGTGACGCCGATGCTCCGACCTTCGCGCACGGTGCGCACGCTGATCATGCCCTATGCCGATCGGGCGCGACCCGACCGGCTCTATATGCCGCGCTATGTCTATTCGCTGGTAGATCGGCCGCAATGGGTGATTGGCGACTATCTGGTGGACCCGGTCTCTCCCGCCGCCAAGGCCCCAATCCTCGACCAGGTGCGAGAGAAGCAGCTCGATGAGACAGCGCCTGAAGGACCCCGGCCATGA